CCAATATTACCAACCTGTCTTCTCCGTAAAAATCAGGCAAAGTATATTCATCACCTGTAAATTTTACTGCATATTTCTTTCCTCTCTTTGATGATGGCGATGAATCCTGCGACATACTTTCCCCCAAAAAACTCAAATTAGGCACGCCAAGGGCGTGCAACTACAACTACAAACATTGAAATTCCTATACATCAAGTTAAGCAAAGCTTCGCTTTGCAGCTACCAAGTAGGTTTTCAACAAAACAGCTGATGTTGTAGCCGCAGAGCGTCAGCTCTGCTAAACATTGAAATTCCTGTACATCAAATTATCTTATCAACTTTTCAGATTTTGGTTGATTGTCAGACCCCGAATCAAGTTCGGAGTAGTTTTTGTCCTGGTACAATAGGGACAAAAACTATTTATCAATATCTCTGTGTTTCAAAATTACAGAGAATTTTCTATCTGTTAAATGCTTTTTTAAAAGATTTGCCAGTACAACAGACCTGTGATGCCCGCCGGTACAGCCAAGTGCTATTGTTAAATAAGATTTGCCTTCTTTAATATATTTTGGAATTATATTTAATATCATGGGGAAAAATAATTTTATGAATTTTTTTGTATCTTCAAAACCCATTATATAATTCTTCACTTTTCTTTCGTTACCTGTACTATTTTTAAGCCCTTTGACATAATAAGGATTAGGTAAAAATCTTACGTCCATAACAATGTCGGCGTCTGTAGGAATACCGTACTTATAACCAAACGATATGACAGTAATACGCATTTCCGCTTTTTTTGAAATTTTCAATAAATTTGATATTGTTTCTTTTAACTCCTGAAGGTTCATACCGGACGTATCTATAACTTTGGCTGCTTGTGCTTTTATATCTGATAAAATAACCCGCTCTGCTTTTATTGCTTCAATAACAAGTTTTCCAAGAGGATGTTTTCGACGCGTTTCACTGAATCGCCTTGCTATCGTTTCATCAGATGCATCAAAAAACAGTATCCTCGGGCGGATGGTCAAGTTGGATATTATCCTTGGAAAATTTGATAAATCTTCGCCCTCTCTTATATCTATACCAAGCGCTATCTTTTTAAACCTGCTGTCTTTTGAACTTGAACTAAGCG
This genomic window from Elusimicrobiota bacterium contains:
- the rapZ gene encoding RNase adapter RapZ, whose product is MDTQFFIITGISGAGKSQAIKCFEDLGFFCIDNLPLFLVDKFVSLSSSSKDSRFKKIALGIDIREGEDLSNFPRIISNLTIRPRILFFDASDETIARRFSETRRKHPLGKLVIEAIKAERVILSDIKAQAAKVIDTSGMNLQELKETISNLLKISKKAEMRITVISFGYKYGIPTDADIVMDVRFLPNPYYVKGLKNSTGNERKVKNYIMGFEDTKKFIKLFFPMILNIIPKYIKEGKSYLTIALGCTGGHHRSVVLANLLKKHLTDRKFSVILKHRDIDK